TACGCAGGGCTACAATGTCGTCTGTGGTAATTGATCAGAGCAGGTTGTGAGCCATTAGCAGTTTCAACATCCTGTTGTGAAGATGCATGatgaaattgtacagtataatgccaTGCTGAAGTcagaattgttcttttttttcaggtgaCATATGCCAACAGTTCACCAGAGAAATCTTTGAAATGTACCTTGCGTTTGCAAGCTACAAAAACTGGGCTTTTGAAGTTCTCAATTACACTCCTGCCGAGTATGGTATGTGGAGGTTTTGGTCTGATGTGCAGCTATCGTTCCTCAGATTTCGATCACAATTTTAAATTGGTCCTCTGTTTACTAACCTAGGTGGGTTGCATCATGCAGCAGCCAGGGTTTCAGGGGAGAATGTttacaagtatttaaaatatgaaggtGGGACCCACAGAGTGCAGAGGATCCCCGAGGTTGGCCTCTCATCCAGAATGCAGCGTATCCACACAGGAACAATGACCATTATTGTATTGCCCCAGCCCAGTGAGGTAAAGTAAAGATAAGCCTTACTTTTGATTTACTTAAATGGAAGCAACTGTATGTGAATTCAAAGAGTCCTTCTGTTACCTTGTTTTCCAGAAAGAATTGACTATAGTTTTTATGTCAATGCGCGGTGCTTCATTAATTTGTAAGGAACTGGAAATGTGGGTTTTGACCGATCTAATGCAGTCTGTTAACTGTTTCGGTTAAGTCAGGAAAGGCCTCCGGTGTCCCTTGAGACCTAGAGTATAGCATGTTGGTAGTTTCAGTTTAAGTAATCTCTGAACTGTTTAACTGTACAAATaatctttttgacattttagaGGTagtcaaacaaaaaaatgatttgaGGGTGACCCTGAAAACCTGTTTGCTTGTAGCTCTCCAGGACTAGGGTTGGCTGCCTCTGGTGTGTACTAAATTAGCTGGATTTGACCTGAAAAGCACAAGCCACAATCTTAGACGTAAAACATGCTGACATTCCTGTCATTTGCTCTTATTTACTTCTAAAAACAGCATCGTTTATGAAAAACCCATTTTGACATTTCGGAAAGTACTTacaattcaatattttatttatcagagaaaagcacaaacttgttttgaaaattagTTTATTGGAGAAAAGCACAACTGCACAATCTTTTAGAGTGAGCAGGTTCTTGTATATCATCAGTCTGGTTACTGGGACTGGAACATGTTTTacttctgctttgtgtttccATAGTTACTTGGACTCACTGAAGCGTGTAAAATCTTTGCAGGTTTTAATTTGAATGTATCAAGTAActtttacaaaaacatacaCCCACTTATTGTCAGCCCTGTGCTTCACTagaaaattaaagttaaatttaATCTAGAAAAAGTTATTAAGAATTAAACAATAAGTATAGacagacattttcttttgttgaaGATCTTTGTCTTTTAAAGTAACAATATAAAGACTTATATTCATTAACTGATACGCCTCAATTGTAGTTTTGGGTTGAAGGCccagtataaaaaaaaataagaatatgaacttttataattaattatgtaCACTgctgtatttaaattaatttttgtcTCTCCTTAGATAGATATCCACCTAGACCCAAAGGATTTACGAATCGATACATTTAAATCCAAAGGAGCTGGTGGTCAGAGTGTTAACACAACTGATAGTGCTGTGCGAATAGTTCATATTCCAACAGGCAAGTGCccacatctgtttttttatttactgtttaaaCAGTGAAAGTacagtgtctttgaaatattaaaGTCTCATGAAATTGGTTTGCCGCCCTGGAGAGACACAATGAAGTTAGGAGGACAAAAAGGATAAATAAAAGACACATTTGTATTCTGTCAAAAGCAAATATAATTCTCATGGCGTTTTAAACTTTACTGGTGCAAAAGCAGAGTTCTTCACATCAGCATCatctgtaaatgctgaaaacaaGTCCTTTTACAGATTGTATTAGAAAGATCATGCTGCACGGTATTGTGCTCACTTCATCAGGTGTTTTTTGGTATTGTGTCGGTTTACTCCACAGTGCATGTATAACAATGTGAAACATAGTTTGTGAAATACCAGATATTGTGAAAAGGTATTGGCACTTGTCTCAGCTCTTTTGTGTTGCAGCTTCTTTGGTACCACAATGtgaatgtaaaataaacatgatgACAATTTGTCGCTGCCCTTGGAAACAGGAACAACAGTCGAGTGCCAACAAGAGCGTTCACAGTTGCACAACAGGGACACAGCGATGAAGATGCTAAGAGCTAAAATGTACCAGCAGATAACAGAGAAAGAAACTGAGAAAAGGCACAGCTTCCGTAAGCTTCAGGTACTTAACCTGTAGGGTCCCTTCTTTCATTGCATAAGTAACGTTAAGAACAACTGGGTTGTAAAATGCAGCAactcttttcatttgtttttcaactTGTTCCATTTCTGTAACTGTACAGCTTCATGTCTTTATCTGCTGTCTGTTTATTCTGTCTGGTACAGGTGGGGACAAGGTCCCAGTCGGAGCGAGTTCGAACATATAACTTCACTCAGGACAGAGTTACAGACCACAGGATTGGTTGTGTTGCCCGAGATATCAAGGTAAGGAAATAGTTTTTGCGCCTCTCCACTGCAGCGATTTCCTCCCTTTtgtttgttactgttttttcttcttaataagactttttttctgaaaaatgtaatttacagtCTCCCACGCCTGGCATCATCCCTTTTAGTTTCAGCATGGTACACACAACTGTTAAGACTTAGTGAGTCAATGGCTGGCCATCTTTTTTTCCATATCGTGAAACAAAATGAATGTCTGCAAATCAAATGTGGGCATTCAACCCAaacgattgttttttttttctttttagtagttaaatgatccaaggatctttTCCAAAACGGTTCTTGAAAGAATTGAGGAAGATGtgttattattgtatatatCAGTTCTCACCTTACCAGGCCAAATAAAGTGTCATCATAGAAGGAAacttaatccatccatccattttctaactgcttcatcggATACATGTTGCAGGGGACTTGgagcctatccaggcaagcagtgggcacaaggcagggtacacatggatgccagtcaatcacagggcaTACAGACtcaagcacacacagacacactcacaccagggccagtttccccagaagccaggtaacctaccaatatgtttttggactgtgggacgaAACCCCATGAGCATGGAGAGCACATACGAACTCCATGCAGATGACTCCCCAGagctagaattgaacccagggctccagcactgtgaggcagcagtgctaacaacTGCTCCCAAAATAATGTCCTGTTCTGATAAGACTTAAAGAcctgttttttattcttaaacggAGAGAACTTTCATGAGAAGACTTCACTGAATATCATCAAAGATACTGACAAACTCAACCTAATCGACTTAGTCAAAATCAACAGGAAACCACAAACAGGAGGGCACAAATAGAATCTAAgaggaagtgcttttaaaactgagatcaTGAAGCACTCATTTATGCACATGGTTGTGGGAGTATTTAATAAGCTACTTAGTTGAAGCTGATATCATTGCCTCTTTCAAGAAAGAGCTGAATAAGATTCTTGGGTCAGTTAGCcactagcaaccaaacaagacAGGTGGTCTCAAAAGCCTCCTCTTTTTCAAATGTTCTGGTGCTTTTAAATGTGAGGCTAATCAAGGCCATCTAACTTGTGGGTTAGAGTACATGTCTCAGTATAGGTACCAGAGGTGTGAAAGAGACATGACTCTTTTGAGTGTTCACATCACTCCACATACTGGTTAAAGGTGAACTAGTGAGGTCTAAGAGACATTAAGCGTGCATACATAGAATATACAAACCTTGTTATAAGTGTTTAGGTTCCAGGCACTGTCTTAGTTGCTGTTATTTACAGGAGTTCCTGAGAGGGGGAGAGCCCCTGGATGAGTTCATCAGACAGCTGCTGAAGTACGCAGAGAAGGAAGCACTCCTTGAAATGCTGGAAAACAGCAGCCCAAGCAAAGCTGGTGAATGAGACGACTGAATACCTTGTTTCTGGATTTTTTAATAACCATTTCCAAATAAGTGCAAGTCGCTCACCAGCCAGACTTTGAAATCTATTGTAATATTTAGTTCTTCTTTATCAATTGtaccattaaaaataaaaatgtggccAAAAATTGGAAtgtgcaaaattattcttttGGGTGGTAAAATATATCTACAGAAAGCAATTTGAGACACTGAAAATGCAAACTTCTTATACAATATCTAAAAAGCATAAGAAGTTCAGCTCTGTGGTTAAACTGTGTGAAATATGAAAGGATACAGGGAAACTTTTACCTAGACCtaatgagctacagtatgtggttcaCCATTATACAGTGAAGTGGACACTTcattaatcaaaacaaaatgaaagcaaaataaagATTAAAGGGGGAAACCATGTCATTTCAGGTGTGACTTAGATAATGAACAGCTCCTGTTTTCCATCTGTAATAgttcatactgtacctcttctgTGGAGCCTCAGTATAAGACAAACCTTATTGCATTCTGTTCAAACATGgtgaaaaagcaaacaaatgtcATTGTCCAATCAAGGAAATATCATTATACTGTGAACaaaactttatatactgtacaatatatgcaATCAACATGTTGAACATTTACTTATATACCTTATATATATTtacttatatatatatcaaatacCTTATTTTCATTACTGCTATCTGAAGAACGGTCTGTGTTCTACAGGTCaattaattatgttttatgCCTGTACCCTGTGCCATGGTTCATATATAAAGCCATGCTGAGCTTTTCAACAGTGCAGTATAAAGAAGAATTCTTGTGAGTCAGAAGTAGCTTATTTTACACACGCAGCAGGAATGCTTTAGCTGtactaggagaaaaaaatgttctgatttAATTTTCTCCTCCTGTATAAACCAGAGGCTTTAACTAATACTGTGCAAATGTAAACTACTGCTATCTGTATATTTATAACGGAATGCTGATCTGTTCTGTTGCAGGTAAATGCATTCAATGTAATCTAGTCATGTCACACTGCACTGTACCTATACATTTGCATTTTGAATTTAACATTTGGAAAATATAGTCTGCAGGTGCACTAAGGCTTTTGtgctaaaaatataaacattgatGATATTTCTGCAATAGAAATACTGACCTGCATGCTATCCCAATAATATTTGGGTATTCATTCAACTTACATGAGTTCAAGCTTTCTGACAGTGATGATTAAACTGATATTGGCAATTATTTGAAaactttttatatattaaaaattaaatactttgcTGTATAATACTACCACCGGCACCAGTCGCAGAACTCCTGGAGTGCCCTCGGAGTGAAAGAGCTACCAGTTCTCGTCGGAAAACGAACTGGAGCTGCCCGACTCCGAGTCTGCATCACTCAGCCCATCAAAATCCCAGTCTGCGCTGGAGCCGCTGCAGTCGTCGTCCTCTTCGGTGAAAAAGTTCTGCCCTGACTCCAGACGCGAGGGGTATATGCGAGCAGAAAGACAGATAAAGCCGTAAGACAAAGCGTAGTTCAGTGATCCCAGCATGGTCCCCATGTTTTCCCACAAGTCCCTTGTAGGGTCATATTCATGGATGGTGATGCTGTTTTTATTGCGGTGAGGGATGGTGGTTGTGATGAGCATCAATTTGTTGTCGTACTGGACCACCTGGTAATTGTGGGTGTTACCATCCAGTGGGATATCTCCAATCCTTCTCCATTCACCCCGGGCAGGGCTGTAAACTTTGACGACGGGAATGTCACATATGCAGAAGATCTCGTCCTGGTAGACGCAGGCTTTGTGGAACTCGCTCCTCTTCAGAGCGGCGCAGTTGAGCCACTCATTCTTCTCGGGATCGTAACAAAGCATCCTTCTGTTGCTGACCACATAGAGGTGATCGTTCACAGTCACGATTTTAATCTTACCCAGCGAGTGGGGCACAGGGGCCACAAACACCCACTGGTTCCTCTGAACGCTGTAGCACTCGACCTCTTTGAGCCTGGCGTCCGTCAAAGGGTCTCGGCCGCCCACGACGTAGACCTGCCCATTGAGGTAGCCGATGTCCATGTGCACTCTCCCCAGCAGTCTCTCTGCCAGCTCCTGCCAGCTGTTCAGCACCCCGTTATACACCCAGAAGTGTTTTGAATGTTGCGAGGCTAAATAAAGGTCATTTTCGGGTGTGATGCAAACTGAAAAGGTGTCTACAGACTTGTTAAGAGCTAGGCCGGTCAAAGGCGAGACCATGGAGAAAATATCTCCAGTGTAGGGATCGTAGCACAAAAAAGGTTCCTTGGGGTGGCCAAAGAAGAGGATCATTTCCCTAGCGCTCATGCCCAGCCTCTCCGATGGCTCCTCTACACTTTCTGACACTTCACTGCTCCCAGCCGCAGTAACTGCCTCAAGGAATTCTAGGCAGTGCTTCTTGGCGAAGGGTTTTGACTTCAACCCGTCAATGTACGCCTTGTCCAACTCTGTAAAAAGCCGCCAACGCACGCACTTCAGCAGCTCCAGAGCGCTCTCCACGTCTTCACTCTCGCTCGCCTCTATCCACTGAACGGCTACCGAGCACACCTTCCTCTCGCTGTCCACGTCCAAAGTGTCCGTGGACAGGACGTCTTTAATTTGGCCCAGGCTCAGCTCGCAGAGCTCCTTGCCTTTCTTCCAGAAGTGCTGGAAGTTCCTCGCGATGAACGCCTGAGCCTTGGCTTTCAAATCGTGATTGTCGAACGTGTCCGCAAACTTCAGCATCCCAGCGCAGTTGGAAAGGTCGAGCCTCCTGGTCATGAAATTGG
This portion of the Lepisosteus oculatus isolate fLepOcu1 chromosome 15, fLepOcu1.hap2, whole genome shotgun sequence genome encodes:
- the LOC102697645 gene encoding peptide chain release factor 1, mitochondrial — translated: MRNFVRQFSLRFYKHCFSLAVPPAARSLRQLACNQHPSVRAGPLRIERLQHALRKNLRRHCCSGTRDLLQEEPVKKHLEGLFREYEQVTHRLQNPALSDSERRALSRRQVELLPMASVLEETERAWKDLKDVEAILQSAEGKDDQMVMLVEEEQNIIAKRIEALQRQLLENLVPSDRHDGSDVILEVAAGRTTGGDICQQFTREIFEMYLAFASYKNWAFEVLNYTPAEYGGLHHAAARVSGENVYKYLKYEGGTHRVQRIPEVGLSSRMQRIHTGTMTIIVLPQPSEIDIHLDPKDLRIDTFKSKGAGGQSVNTTDSAVRIVHIPTGTTVECQQERSQLHNRDTAMKMLRAKMYQQITEKETEKRHSFRKLQVGTRSQSERVRTYNFTQDRVTDHRIGCVARDIKEFLRGGEPLDEFIRQLLKYAEKEALLEMLENSSPSKAGE
- the kbtbd7 gene encoding kelch repeat and BTB domain-containing protein 7, with the protein product MDWMSDQKKKMASVSSYFSGPEELEDASHAGSLLKELKLFYDSKLLVDVTIEVESSELYHHTAPENGSTGLTGKLFQCNRNILAAASPYFRSMFTGGLYESKQKKVTIHDVDAESMSLIIDYCYTGKVTVTEANVQRLYAAANMLQLEYVRQACSNFMTRRLDLSNCAGMLKFADTFDNHDLKAKAQAFIARNFQHFWKKGKELCELSLGQIKDVLSTDTLDVDSERKVCSVAVQWIEASESEDVESALELLKCVRWRLFTELDKAYIDGLKSKPFAKKHCLEFLEAVTAAGSSEVSESVEEPSERLGMSAREMILFFGHPKEPFLCYDPYTGDIFSMVSPLTGLALNKSVDTFSVCITPENDLYLASQHSKHFWVYNGVLNSWQELAERLLGRVHMDIGYLNGQVYVVGGRDPLTDARLKEVECYSVQRNQWVFVAPVPHSLGKIKIVTVNDHLYVVSNRRMLCYDPEKNEWLNCAALKRSEFHKACVYQDEIFCICDIPVVKVYSPARGEWRRIGDIPLDGNTHNYQVVQYDNKLMLITTTIPHRNKNSITIHEYDPTRDLWENMGTMLGSLNYALSYGFICLSARIYPSRLESGQNFFTEEDDDCSGSSADWDFDGLSDADSESGSSSSFSDENW